The following are encoded together in the Bradyrhizobium algeriense genome:
- a CDS encoding fumarylacetoacetate hydrolase family protein, whose amino-acid sequence MNAASYVIPAAPQPSLPVVGEAGSYPVRRIWCVGRNYLEHIREMGNDERAPPFFFAKHADMLVPDGATIPYPPLTKDLHHEVELIVAMKSGGLNISADKALDHVYGYAVGIDLTRRDLQIASRKKERPWEVGKSFDYSAPCSAIQPAAKIGHPTKGKIWLTVNGTETQKGDLTELIWNVPEIIWQLSQQVKLAAGDIIMTGTPAGVSQLNPGDKIECGVDGVGTLKVAIGKPE is encoded by the coding sequence ATGAACGCAGCCTCCTACGTCATTCCCGCAGCCCCGCAGCCTTCGCTTCCCGTCGTCGGCGAGGCCGGCTCCTACCCCGTCCGCCGCATCTGGTGCGTCGGGCGCAACTATCTCGAGCACATCCGCGAGATGGGCAATGACGAGCGCGCGCCGCCGTTCTTCTTCGCCAAGCACGCCGACATGCTGGTGCCCGACGGCGCCACGATCCCCTATCCGCCGCTGACCAAGGATCTGCATCACGAGGTCGAACTGATCGTCGCGATGAAGAGCGGCGGCCTCAACATCTCGGCCGACAAGGCGCTCGACCATGTCTATGGCTATGCCGTCGGCATCGACCTCACCCGCCGCGACCTGCAGATCGCCTCGCGCAAGAAGGAGCGGCCGTGGGAAGTTGGCAAGTCGTTCGACTATTCCGCGCCATGCTCCGCGATCCAGCCGGCCGCCAAGATCGGCCATCCCACCAAGGGCAAGATCTGGCTGACGGTGAACGGCACCGAAACCCAAAAAGGTGATCTGACCGAACTGATCTGGAACGTGCCGGAGATCATCTGGCAGCTCTCGCAACAGGTAAAACTCGCCGCCGGCGACATCATCATGACGGGCACGCCGGCCGGCGTCTCCCAGCTCAACCCCGGCGACAAGATCGAGTGCGGCGTCGACGGCGTCGGCACGCTGAAGGTCGCGATCGGCAAGCCGGAATAG
- a CDS encoding ABC transporter ATP-binding protein has product MTELPSKPTRKITDDPYGAAILIRRLVMEQGFVYWRRYLTAFALMGVSAGATAGSAYILGQVINQAYIDKNVVGIAILSGVTVVLLFIKGLATYGHTVILSKISNAILANNQRRLFAKLMSESIGFYSARHSSEFLARMTSGAKSITDVLTLLINAVGRDVLLLVSLIFVMVTQDPVLSFIGLVVVPPAMLILRKLIKRIKGLAHNQFTGSADIMETMQESLQGIRTVKAFTLEATMQRRIDENIAVVEKNANKMARVSNRSNPLMEMLGGFAVAGCLLYGGYSVVALGATPGQFFSFMTAFLLATEPAKRLARLNIDLNSQLVGARMLLEIVDSPASEPADNDKPALKLSNARVEFRDVNFAYRPDEPVLKAMSFIAEPGKTTALVGPSGGGKSTVLALLLRLYEVKQGEILIDGQNISAVSRHSLRTQTGYVGQDVYLFRDTIGANIAFGKEGATQDEIVAAAKAACAHDFIMGFPLGYDTPVGEHGTQLSGGQRQRIAVARALLKNAPIILLDEATAALDSESEKAVQEAIEHLCQNRTTIVIAHRLHTIMHADAILVVEGGEIVERGLHDDLLRRGGRYASFFRLQQRDAGHPGLAPVGATA; this is encoded by the coding sequence ATGACCGAACTTCCAAGCAAACCGACCAGAAAAATTACCGACGATCCCTATGGCGCGGCGATCCTGATTCGCCGCCTCGTCATGGAACAGGGTTTTGTCTATTGGCGGCGCTATCTGACCGCGTTCGCGCTGATGGGCGTGTCCGCCGGCGCCACGGCGGGCTCCGCCTATATTTTGGGCCAGGTGATCAATCAGGCCTATATCGACAAGAACGTCGTTGGCATCGCCATCCTCTCCGGCGTCACGGTGGTGCTGCTGTTCATCAAGGGTCTGGCGACCTACGGCCACACCGTGATCCTGTCGAAGATCAGCAACGCCATCCTCGCCAACAACCAGCGGCGGCTGTTTGCCAAGCTGATGAGCGAAAGCATCGGATTCTATTCCGCGCGGCATTCTTCTGAATTTTTGGCGCGGATGACGTCGGGCGCAAAATCCATCACCGACGTGCTGACGCTGTTGATCAACGCGGTCGGACGCGACGTGCTGCTGCTGGTCAGCCTGATATTCGTGATGGTGACGCAGGATCCGGTGCTGTCGTTTATCGGCCTCGTGGTGGTGCCGCCAGCGATGCTGATCCTGCGCAAGCTGATCAAGCGCATCAAGGGCCTCGCCCACAACCAGTTCACCGGCAGCGCCGACATCATGGAGACCATGCAGGAATCGCTGCAGGGCATTCGCACGGTGAAGGCTTTCACGCTGGAAGCGACCATGCAGCGGCGGATCGACGAGAATATCGCGGTCGTCGAGAAGAACGCCAACAAGATGGCGCGGGTCTCCAATCGCTCCAACCCGCTGATGGAAATGCTCGGCGGCTTTGCGGTCGCCGGCTGCCTCCTTTATGGCGGCTACAGCGTGGTGGCGCTCGGCGCCACGCCCGGACAGTTTTTCTCCTTCATGACCGCGTTCCTGCTGGCGACCGAGCCGGCCAAGCGGCTGGCGCGGCTCAACATCGACCTCAACAGCCAGTTGGTCGGCGCGCGCATGCTGCTCGAGATCGTCGACAGCCCGGCGAGCGAGCCCGCCGACAACGACAAGCCGGCGCTCAAACTCTCGAACGCGCGGGTCGAGTTCCGCGATGTCAATTTCGCCTACCGCCCGGACGAGCCGGTGCTGAAGGCCATGAGCTTCATCGCCGAGCCCGGCAAGACCACCGCTTTGGTCGGCCCGTCGGGCGGCGGCAAGTCCACGGTGCTGGCGCTGTTGCTGCGGCTCTATGAGGTGAAGCAGGGCGAGATCCTGATCGACGGCCAGAACATATCCGCCGTATCGCGGCATTCGCTGCGCACCCAGACCGGCTATGTCGGGCAGGACGTCTACCTGTTCCGCGATACGATCGGCGCCAACATCGCCTTCGGCAAGGAAGGCGCCACGCAGGACGAGATCGTGGCGGCGGCGAAAGCGGCCTGCGCGCACGATTTCATCATGGGCTTTCCACTTGGCTACGACACGCCCGTCGGCGAGCACGGCACGCAGCTATCCGGCGGCCAGCGCCAGCGCATCGCAGTCGCCCGTGCGCTGCTCAAGAACGCGCCGATCATCCTGCTCGACGAGGCAACTGCCGCGCTGGACTCCGAGTCCGAAAAAGCCGTGCAGGAAGCGATCGAGCATCTCTGCCAGAACCGCACCACCATCGTGATCGCCCACCGGCTGCACACCATCATGCACGCCGACGCCATTCTGGTGGTCGAGGGCGGGGAGATCGTCGAGCGTGGCCTGCATGACGATTTGCTGCGGCGCGGCGGCCGCTACGCCTCGTTTTTCCGCCTGCAACAGCGCGACGCCGGCCATCCCGGTCTGGCGCCGGTCGGCGCAACCGCGTAA
- the galE gene encoding UDP-glucose 4-epimerase GalE: protein MTVLVTGGAGYIGSHTVHALVDAGESVVVIDNLSTGFSAFLPEGVPLFIGDAGDENLVAGVIAQHGIESIIHFAGSIVVPESVRDPLGYYRNNTMTTRSLLNAAVKGSVNRFIFSSTAAVYGNPDQVPVPEHAPTRPASPYGSSKLMTEIMLHDVASAHGMNYVVLRYFNVAGADPLGRCGLATVGATHLLKIAVEAATGQRAKIDVYGTDYPTPDGSCIRDFIHVSDLAQAHRAALAYLRDGKSSITLNCGYGRGYSVLETIEAVRRVSGRNFAVSYAPRRPGDIVTMVADVSRIHATLDWTPQFDNLETIASHALAWEQKLFHDRGGLPQHAESA, encoded by the coding sequence ATGACCGTGCTCGTCACAGGTGGCGCCGGCTATATCGGAAGTCACACGGTTCATGCGCTGGTGGATGCCGGCGAAAGCGTCGTCGTGATCGACAATTTGTCCACCGGATTCTCCGCCTTCCTGCCGGAAGGCGTGCCGCTGTTCATCGGCGACGCCGGCGATGAAAATCTCGTCGCAGGCGTGATCGCCCAGCACGGCATCGAGAGCATCATTCATTTCGCCGGCTCCATCGTGGTGCCGGAATCCGTGCGCGATCCGCTTGGCTATTATCGCAACAACACCATGACGACCCGCAGCCTCTTGAATGCCGCGGTCAAGGGCAGCGTCAACCGCTTCATCTTTTCGTCGACGGCTGCCGTCTACGGCAATCCGGACCAGGTGCCGGTGCCGGAACATGCGCCGACGCGGCCGGCGTCGCCCTACGGCTCTTCCAAGCTGATGACGGAAATCATGCTGCACGATGTCGCTTCCGCCCATGGCATGAACTATGTCGTGCTGCGCTACTTCAACGTCGCCGGCGCCGATCCTTTGGGCCGCTGCGGCCTCGCCACCGTCGGCGCCACACATCTGCTCAAGATCGCGGTCGAAGCCGCGACTGGCCAGCGCGCCAAGATCGACGTGTACGGCACTGACTACCCGACGCCGGACGGAAGCTGCATCCGCGATTTCATCCATGTCAGCGATCTCGCGCAAGCCCATCGCGCCGCGCTGGCCTATTTGCGCGACGGCAAAAGCTCGATCACGCTGAACTGCGGTTACGGCCGCGGCTACTCCGTGCTCGAAACCATTGAAGCCGTCCGCCGCGTCTCCGGGCGCAATTTCGCCGTTTCATATGCGCCGCGCCGTCCCGGCGACATCGTGACGATGGTCGCTGACGTCAGCCGCATTCATGCGACGCTGGACTGGACGCCGCAATTCGACAATCTCGAGACCATCGCCTCCCACGCGCTGGCCTGGGAACAGAAGCTGTTCCACGACCGCGGCGGCCTTCCGCAGCATGCGGAATCAGCCTGA
- a CDS encoding glycosyltransferase family 4 protein — MEPDVPIENNLASDLQLIVPNLHRRYSGVTATNRMVAPKLATMYRAAWLGPHAPDGIARMGFADLLKLRRHRNSLIWHARRNDEMIAGLLLRALGWPLKLVFTSAAQRHHKRLTRWLIRQMDAVIATSELSASFLKRKAVVVMHGVDTDSYAPPADRATAFAEAKLPGRYAIGCFGRVRAQKGTDVFVEAMCRLLPRYPDFTAVIVGAVVPEQQGFANGLKQQIEAAGLQSRIVITGELEIAEVQRWYQRLTIYAFTSRNEGFGLTLIEAMSSGAALVASRAGAAEFVVEDGVTGVLTPPGDTEALVAALEPLMRDPASAIAMGEHARARVLQKFSLEAEANAIAAVYRTLG; from the coding sequence ATGGAGCCGGACGTGCCGATCGAGAACAATTTGGCCAGTGATCTGCAACTGATCGTGCCGAATCTGCACAGGCGCTATTCGGGCGTCACCGCGACCAACCGGATGGTGGCGCCGAAGCTTGCCACAATGTACCGCGCGGCGTGGCTCGGGCCGCATGCGCCCGACGGCATCGCGCGGATGGGTTTTGCGGATCTGTTGAAACTCCGGCGGCACCGCAACTCCCTGATCTGGCACGCTCGCCGTAACGACGAAATGATCGCGGGGCTATTGCTGCGCGCGCTCGGCTGGCCGCTGAAACTCGTCTTCACCTCGGCGGCGCAGCGGCATCACAAGCGGCTGACGCGCTGGCTGATCCGGCAGATGGATGCGGTGATTGCCACTTCCGAACTCTCGGCGTCGTTTCTCAAGCGCAAGGCTGTTGTGGTGATGCATGGCGTCGATACCGATAGCTACGCACCGCCGGCCGATCGCGCGACAGCGTTTGCGGAAGCCAAACTGCCGGGGCGTTACGCGATCGGCTGCTTTGGCCGGGTGCGCGCGCAAAAGGGCACGGACGTCTTTGTCGAGGCGATGTGCCGGCTGCTGCCGCGTTATCCCGATTTCACCGCTGTCATCGTCGGCGCGGTGGTGCCGGAGCAGCAGGGCTTTGCCAACGGTCTGAAGCAGCAGATCGAGGCGGCTGGGCTGCAATCGCGCATCGTCATCACGGGCGAGCTCGAAATCGCGGAAGTGCAGCGCTGGTATCAGCGGCTGACGATCTACGCCTTCACCTCGCGCAATGAAGGCTTTGGCCTGACGCTGATCGAGGCGATGTCCTCAGGTGCGGCGCTGGTGGCGTCGCGCGCAGGCGCCGCCGAATTCGTGGTCGAGGATGGCGTGACCGGCGTGCTGACGCCGCCGGGGGATACCGAGGCGCTGGTCGCGGCGCTGGAGCCGTTGATGCGCGATCCGGCATCGGCAATCGCGATGGGCGAACATGCGCGCGCGCGTGTGCTGCAGAAATTCAGCCTCGAGGCGGAAGCGAACGCGATCGCCGCGGTCTATCGTACGCTCGGCTGA
- a CDS encoding D-sedoheptulose 7-phosphate isomerase, with the protein MSQDIIANHLQHSLTALERAARDAALLATAHRVAATIVDALRSGNRLLIIGNGGSAADAQHIAAEIMGRYKKERPAYAAVALTTDTSALTAIGNDYSFERVFARQVEGLGMRGDVLMALSTSGRSRNILAALRMARERGLVTIGFTGSNGEALRTACDHLLVVPSDDTPVIQQIYMAYAHGICDEIEQGMMREAAKE; encoded by the coding sequence TTGAGCCAAGACATTATCGCAAACCATCTGCAACACTCGTTAACCGCGCTTGAGCGTGCGGCGCGAGACGCGGCGTTGCTCGCCACCGCGCACAGGGTCGCGGCGACGATCGTCGACGCACTGCGCTCCGGCAACAGGCTGCTGATCATCGGCAATGGCGGCAGCGCCGCGGATGCCCAGCATATCGCCGCTGAAATAATGGGCCGTTACAAGAAAGAGCGACCCGCCTATGCCGCGGTGGCTTTGACTACAGATACTTCTGCGCTGACCGCGATTGGCAATGACTACAGCTTCGAGCGGGTGTTCGCCCGTCAGGTCGAAGGCCTGGGAATGCGCGGCGACGTACTAATGGCCCTATCCACCTCGGGTCGTTCGCGGAACATTCTGGCGGCGCTGCGCATGGCACGTGAACGCGGTCTCGTAACTATCGGCTTCACCGGGAGCAACGGCGAAGCGTTGCGTACGGCCTGCGATCACCTGCTGGTCGTGCCGAGCGACGACACGCCGGTCATCCAGCAAATCTATATGGCGTATGCCCACGGCATCTGCGACGAGATCGAGCAGGGCATGATGCGCGAGGCCGCCAAAGAATGA
- the waaF gene encoding lipopolysaccharide heptosyltransferase II, translated as MNINSLYGIETEDAADTRPILIVPYMWIGDFVRGHTVVRVLKDRWPNRPVDLLVTSLCAPLVDYMPGVRAGIVWDLPRGRLAVAKQWGLATELRSRGYGTALVLPRTWKAAIAPTLAGIPERVGFFGEARFGLINRMRWGEKALPRFIDKNAALALPAGAPLPGEWPVPQLFVPPEEIARWRQANDLGMGPAVALAPGSVGASKRWTYYPGAARLLVERGLDVWVVGGPGEKALAQEIVAAGRGKVRDLTGSDLRNGILAMAAAGVAISNDSGLMHIAAAIGTPTMGIFGPTSPYLWAPLNGLAATVVQTKAVLPCQPCQRTVCTMNDHRCMRDIDPSYVADVAQRLLVTHTRAR; from the coding sequence ATGAACATTAATTCACTTTATGGGATCGAGACGGAGGATGCCGCCGACACGCGGCCGATCCTGATCGTGCCCTATATGTGGATCGGCGATTTCGTCCGCGGCCACACGGTCGTGCGTGTCCTCAAAGACCGCTGGCCGAACCGGCCGGTCGATCTGCTGGTGACCTCGCTCTGCGCGCCCTTGGTCGACTACATGCCGGGTGTTCGCGCCGGGATCGTCTGGGACCTGCCCCGCGGCCGGCTGGCGGTAGCCAAGCAGTGGGGGCTGGCCACCGAGCTGCGCTCCCGGGGTTATGGAACCGCCCTCGTCCTGCCTCGCACCTGGAAAGCCGCGATTGCGCCGACGCTGGCCGGGATCCCCGAGCGCGTCGGCTTTTTCGGCGAGGCAAGATTTGGGCTGATCAACCGGATGCGCTGGGGCGAAAAAGCCCTGCCTCGCTTCATCGACAAGAATGCCGCGCTGGCGCTGCCTGCCGGTGCGCCGCTGCCGGGCGAATGGCCGGTGCCGCAACTCTTTGTGCCGCCGGAGGAAATCGCGCGCTGGCGGCAGGCCAACGACCTCGGCATGGGTCCGGCGGTCGCGCTCGCCCCTGGGTCCGTCGGCGCCTCCAAGCGCTGGACCTATTACCCCGGCGCCGCACGGCTCCTGGTCGAGCGCGGGCTCGACGTCTGGGTGGTCGGCGGCCCCGGCGAGAAGGCGCTGGCGCAGGAGATCGTTGCCGCCGGCCGCGGCAAGGTCCGCGACCTCACCGGGTCAGACCTGCGCAACGGCATCCTGGCGATGGCGGCGGCCGGCGTCGCCATCTCGAACGATTCCGGCCTGATGCACATCGCGGCGGCGATCGGCACGCCGACCATGGGCATTTTCGGCCCCACCAGTCCCTATCTGTGGGCGCCGCTGAACGGTCTTGCCGCGACGGTTGTTCAGACCAAGGCGGTGCTGCCCTGCCAGCCCTGCCAACGCACCGTCTGCACCATGAACGATCACCGCTGCATGCGCGACATCGATCCCTCCTACGTGGCCGACGTGGCGCAGCGCCTGCTGGTGACTCACACCAGAGCGCGATAG
- the rfaD gene encoding ADP-glyceromanno-heptose 6-epimerase — protein MLLVTGGAGFIGSNVVAALNDAGRDVAVCDVLGQDGKWRNLAKRRLADVVPPSELMDWLKGRRLEAVIHLGAISETTATDGDLVIETNFRLSMRLLDWCTANATPLIYASSAATYGDGSEGFSDDQSMDALKKLRPMNLYGWSKHLFDMAVAERAARGERLPPQWAGLKFFNVFGPNEYHKGTMMSVLARRFDDVKAGRPVQLFKSHREGIADGDQRRDFIYVDDVVRVTMWLLATSGVSGIFNVGTGTARSFRDLMLSAYAALGATPNIQYIDMPEAIRGSYQYFTQSEVDRLLRAGYNGGFTALEDAVERYVKGFLDRTDRFR, from the coding sequence ATGTTGCTGGTGACCGGGGGCGCCGGTTTTATCGGATCGAACGTCGTGGCTGCGTTGAATGACGCCGGCCGGGACGTGGCCGTATGCGATGTGCTCGGCCAGGACGGCAAATGGCGCAATCTGGCCAAGCGCCGGCTCGCCGATGTCGTGCCGCCCTCGGAACTGATGGACTGGCTGAAGGGCCGCCGGCTGGAGGCCGTCATTCATCTCGGCGCCATCTCCGAGACCACGGCGACCGACGGCGATCTGGTGATCGAGACCAACTTCCGGCTGTCGATGCGGCTCCTGGACTGGTGCACGGCGAACGCCACGCCGCTGATCTACGCGTCCTCGGCGGCGACCTATGGCGACGGCAGCGAAGGCTTCAGCGACGACCAATCCATGGACGCCCTGAAGAAGCTGCGGCCGATGAACCTCTACGGCTGGAGCAAGCATCTGTTCGACATGGCGGTGGCTGAACGCGCCGCGCGCGGCGAACGGCTGCCGCCGCAATGGGCCGGGTTGAAGTTTTTCAACGTGTTCGGCCCCAACGAATATCACAAGGGCACGATGATGAGCGTGCTGGCGCGGCGCTTCGACGACGTCAAGGCCGGGCGCCCCGTGCAATTGTTCAAGTCGCACCGCGAAGGCATCGCCGACGGCGACCAGCGGCGCGACTTCATCTATGTCGACGACGTCGTACGCGTGACGATGTGGCTGTTGGCGACATCAGGCGTCAGCGGCATCTTCAATGTCGGCACCGGCACCGCGCGCAGCTTTCGCGACCTGATGCTGTCGGCCTATGCGGCGCTCGGCGCCACGCCGAACATCCAGTATATCGACATGCCCGAAGCGATCCGCGGCAGCTATCAATACTTCACCCAGAGCGAAGTCGATCGGTTGCTGCGCGCCGGCTATAATGGCGGCTTCACCGCGCTGGAAGACGCGGTCGAGCGTTACGTGAAGGGTTTCCTCGATCGCACCGATCGCTTTCGCTGA
- the rfaE1 gene encoding D-glycero-beta-D-manno-heptose-7-phosphate kinase, with product MFDFEALSQAIPRQTVLCVGDLMLDEFVYGEVSRVSPEAPAPVIAVQRSETNIGGAGNVARNIAALGARCIFAGLVGEDEAGAKLKADLAREKLIEAVLVSDSSRPTTRKVRFVSEHFSTHMLRADWEQAVPASADVEQKLIDAILPQIARADIVLLSDYAKGVLTARVIRNIIDAAKKLGKRVIVDPKSANFAIYRGATLLTPNRKEFAEATRSRADTDLNIAGAAQDAMVLADCEAMLVTQSEHGMTLVARGGEAIHVPALPVKVRDVSGAGDTVAAVLALSLAAGADWETALRMANAAAAVAVGKKGTATVTPAELRRKILPHASLAAEEKIVPAGGDLDAHLAEWRRQGLRIGFTNGCFDILHPGHVKVLTAARRACDRLIVGLNSDASTKRLKGEGRPVQDEQARAEVLAALEAVDLVAIFEEDTPIELIAKVRPSVLVKGGDYTREQVVGHEIVEAAGGEVVLVDILAGHSTTSLVDRARGGKA from the coding sequence ATGTTCGATTTTGAAGCCCTGAGCCAGGCGATCCCGCGTCAGACCGTGCTCTGCGTCGGCGACCTCATGCTCGACGAATTCGTCTATGGCGAGGTGTCGCGCGTTTCGCCGGAGGCACCGGCGCCCGTGATTGCGGTCCAGCGCAGCGAGACCAATATCGGCGGCGCCGGCAATGTCGCGCGCAACATCGCCGCTCTCGGCGCGCGCTGCATCTTCGCAGGCCTGGTCGGCGAGGACGAGGCGGGCGCGAAGCTGAAGGCCGATCTGGCGCGGGAGAAGTTGATCGAGGCCGTGCTGGTCTCCGATTCTTCCCGCCCGACGACGCGCAAGGTGCGCTTCGTCTCCGAGCATTTTTCCACCCACATGCTGCGCGCGGATTGGGAGCAGGCCGTTCCGGCCTCGGCGGATGTGGAGCAAAAGCTGATCGACGCGATCTTGCCGCAGATCGCGCGCGCCGATATCGTGCTGCTATCCGACTACGCCAAGGGCGTGCTGACGGCGCGCGTCATCCGCAACATCATCGACGCCGCGAAGAAGCTCGGCAAGCGCGTGATCGTCGACCCCAAGAGCGCCAATTTCGCGATCTATCGCGGTGCCACGCTCTTGACGCCCAACCGCAAGGAATTTGCGGAAGCCACCCGCAGCCGAGCCGATACCGACCTGAACATTGCCGGCGCGGCGCAGGATGCGATGGTTCTCGCCGATTGCGAGGCGATGCTGGTGACGCAGAGCGAACACGGCATGACGCTGGTGGCGCGCGGCGGCGAGGCGATCCACGTGCCGGCGTTGCCGGTCAAGGTGCGCGACGTCTCGGGCGCGGGCGACACGGTCGCCGCCGTGCTGGCGCTTTCGCTTGCGGCCGGCGCCGACTGGGAGACGGCGCTGCGGATGGCGAATGCGGCAGCTGCAGTTGCGGTCGGCAAGAAGGGCACCGCGACCGTGACGCCGGCGGAACTGCGGCGGAAGATCCTGCCGCATGCGTCGCTGGCGGCCGAAGAGAAGATCGTGCCTGCTGGCGGCGATCTCGATGCACATCTGGCGGAATGGCGCCGGCAGGGATTGCGTATCGGCTTCACCAATGGCTGCTTCGACATCCTGCATCCCGGCCACGTCAAGGTGCTGACGGCCGCGCGCCGCGCCTGCGACCGGCTGATCGTCGGGCTCAACAGCGATGCCTCGACGAAACGGCTGAAGGGCGAGGGGCGTCCGGTTCAGGACGAGCAGGCGCGCGCCGAAGTGCTGGCGGCGCTAGAGGCGGTCGATCTCGTCGCGATCTTCGAGGAAGACACGCCGATCGAACTGATCGCGAAAGTGCGGCCGAGCGTGCTGGTCAAGGGCGGCGACTATACCCGCGAGCAGGTCGTCGGCCACGAGATCGTCGAGGCTGCCGGCGGCGAGGTCGTGCTCGTCGACATTCTGGCGGGCCACAGTACGACGTCGCTGGTCGACCGCGCGCGCGGAGGCAAGGCGTGA
- a CDS encoding O-antigen ligase family protein: MSLSAAAPPMSLVRRSWRDRALWMTIADVFAILAAFTLPWSTTLVAIFVPCWLGAVALVMDWRAYGRLLKQPICYLPFALVGLALVGTLWSDAAWGARLYAIAPTLKLLVLPGLFYHFERSSRGMWVFVAFLVSCALLMVVSWLVAYDPSLSLKPSQNDARGVFVKNYIDQSQEFALCAVALVYPFLRLVRAGKFWQSLLLGLISVCFIDTMAFIVTSRTAIVTMPVMLAVFALVHLRPRTSLIIIGVMIALVGLLWVTTTDLRWGPKRFLRDYQLYKTEQRVTSIGLRLEFWQKSLQFISEAPVIGHGTGSLRGLYERAANGHSDPLQGDIISNPHNQTLNVAVQWGMLGVILLYAMWLVHLLLFRGEGLVAWIGLLVVVQNIFTSLFNSHLFDFHEGWMYVLGVGVAGGMTRAAKQRGLPAAPVMSR, encoded by the coding sequence GTGAGCCTGAGCGCTGCGGCTCCACCGATGTCGCTGGTGCGGCGGTCTTGGCGAGACCGGGCGCTGTGGATGACGATCGCGGATGTTTTTGCAATTCTGGCCGCGTTCACATTGCCCTGGTCGACGACGCTGGTGGCGATCTTCGTGCCCTGCTGGCTCGGCGCCGTGGCGTTGGTGATGGACTGGCGGGCCTACGGGCGCTTGCTGAAACAGCCGATCTGCTACCTGCCGTTTGCGCTGGTTGGTCTCGCTCTTGTCGGCACGCTCTGGTCGGACGCGGCATGGGGCGCGCGGCTTTACGCCATAGCTCCCACCCTCAAGCTGCTGGTGCTGCCGGGGCTGTTCTATCATTTTGAACGGTCGTCGCGCGGGATGTGGGTCTTCGTCGCATTCCTGGTGTCCTGCGCGCTGCTGATGGTGGTGTCGTGGCTCGTTGCATACGATCCCAGTCTTTCGCTCAAGCCGAGCCAAAATGACGCGCGAGGCGTATTCGTCAAAAACTACATCGACCAAAGCCAGGAATTTGCGCTGTGCGCGGTGGCATTGGTCTATCCGTTCCTGCGCCTCGTGCGGGCGGGAAAATTCTGGCAATCTCTGTTGCTGGGGCTGATCTCGGTCTGTTTTATTGACACCATGGCGTTCATTGTCACTTCGCGGACGGCGATCGTTACGATGCCGGTCATGTTGGCGGTGTTTGCGCTGGTTCATCTGAGGCCGCGAACCAGCTTGATCATCATCGGCGTGATGATCGCCTTGGTCGGCCTGCTTTGGGTTACCACGACCGACTTGCGCTGGGGTCCCAAGAGATTTCTGAGGGACTATCAGCTCTACAAGACCGAACAGCGTGTGACGTCGATCGGGCTTCGGCTCGAGTTCTGGCAAAAATCCCTGCAGTTCATTTCGGAGGCGCCGGTCATTGGTCACGGGACGGGCTCGCTGCGCGGACTCTACGAGCGGGCGGCGAACGGTCACTCCGATCCGCTCCAGGGCGATATTATTAGCAATCCGCACAACCAGACGTTGAATGTTGCGGTGCAGTGGGGTATGTTGGGGGTCATCCTGTTGTATGCGATGTGGCTGGTGCATCTGCTGCTATTTCGTGGCGAGGGTCTCGTCGCCTGGATCGGATTGCTTGTCGTCGTGCAGAATATCTTCACCTCGCTGTTCAACTCGCACCTCTTCGATTTTCATGAGGGATGGATGTACGTACTAGGCGTCGGGGTTGCTGGCGGTATGACGCGCGCGGCCAAGCAACGCGGGCTGCCTGCGGCTCCGGTGATGTCGCGATGA